In one Hypomesus transpacificus isolate Combined female chromosome 18, fHypTra1, whole genome shotgun sequence genomic region, the following are encoded:
- the trh gene encoding pro-thyrotropin-releasing hormone: MGTFAMKSACLLVLAFLTICNLAMSRGQGIPVEDETGDRKTIDDIILQRAENLLLRSILKKIQDEDGSNEVLSSLPEWMAKRQHPGKRFNEDLEKRQHPGRRDEDDEDYSDVQKRQHPGKREDEVDSFIEVQKRQHPGKRSMLEEFAENPALLSELSKRQHPGKRYLMLYNKRQHPGKRDLEDEADTEDLQDLDKRQHPGKRYWDNMVTDLDASSPCDVLDPTSCNKANLLLELLDNVTKSRAEEKRQHPGKRLAPDEGVMEQQ, translated from the exons ATGG GAACTTTTGCCATGAAGTCTGCGTGCCTGCTTGTCTTGGCTTTTCTAACGATCTGCAACCTGGCGATGTCTCGAGGACAGGGAATCCCCGTCGAGGATGAAACGGGGGACCGAAAGACTATTGACGACATCATACTGCAGAGAGCGGAGAACCTTTTGCTCCGTTCAATTCTGAAAAAGATACAGGATGAAGATGGCTCAAACG AGGTACTTTCCTCTCTGCCAGAGTGGATGGCAAAGAGGCAACATCCCGGCAAAAGATTCAACGAGGACCTGGAAAAGCGACAAcacccagggaggagagacgaggaCGACGAAGACTACTCGGATGTCCAGAAGAGACAACACCCGGGAAAACGTGAAGACGAAGTAGACTCATTCATAGAGGTCCAGAAGAGGCAACATCCCGGAAAGCGCTCAATGTTAGAGGAATTTGCTGAGAACCCGGCACTCCTGAGCGAACTCTCCAAACGACAACACCCGGGCAAACGCTACTTGATGTTGTACAATAAACGCCAGCATCCCGGAAAGCGAGACCTGGAGGATGAGGCAGACACTGAGGATCTCCAAGACTTGGACAAGCGCCAGCACCCCGGCAAACGTTATTGGGATAACATGGTCACGGATTTAGATGCCAGCAGTCCATGTGATGTGCTGGACCCTACGAGCTGCAATAAGGCAAACCTGTTGCTCGAGTTATTAGACAACGTGACCAAGAGCCGGGCTGAGGAGAAAAGACAACACCCGGGCAAAAGGCTCGCGCCAGACGAGGGTGTAATGGAACAACAGTAA